One candidate division KSB1 bacterium genomic window carries:
- a CDS encoding CpsD/CapB family tyrosine-protein kinase has product MERTAKNTATRPFTAAGAKAGELDARVSRSLSARGRLAQRSSASRGNEGLATVLSDLRRVAHTLELTAVGQKARIIGFTSAVPGEGVSTCIAAISYLLASEGSTPLGRGQTGSLPMQGQPLGADNVVLVDANIGDPSLNQAFGMPMQPGLTEAISSPEPLSFARRAENASLFVIPAGHRGRSALDPDRLRVTLQEIANHARLVLVDLPSVLHSPEGVKLAGVCDALVMVVRANSTRWEAVAEARRLLERAGVPLLGAILNRRRFELPRWLYERL; this is encoded by the coding sequence ATGGAACGTACTGCGAAGAACACCGCGACACGTCCCTTCACAGCCGCAGGAGCAAAGGCTGGCGAGCTTGACGCGCGAGTGAGCAGGTCCCTGAGCGCCAGGGGCCGCCTAGCGCAGCGCTCTTCCGCGTCCCGGGGGAATGAAGGCTTGGCCACCGTTCTTTCCGACCTGCGGCGGGTCGCTCATACTTTGGAACTGACGGCTGTGGGCCAAAAGGCGCGGATCATCGGGTTCACCAGCGCTGTGCCCGGTGAAGGCGTTTCCACATGCATCGCCGCCATCTCCTACCTCTTGGCGTCCGAGGGGTCGACCCCCCTGGGGCGGGGACAGACCGGATCCCTCCCCATGCAGGGGCAGCCCCTTGGAGCCGACAATGTGGTGCTCGTGGATGCGAATATTGGAGACCCTTCCCTCAATCAAGCGTTCGGGATGCCGATGCAGCCCGGGCTGACAGAGGCCATCAGCAGTCCAGAACCCCTTTCCTTTGCGCGGCGCGCGGAGAACGCGAGCTTGTTCGTGATTCCCGCAGGCCACCGAGGAAGATCGGCCCTGGACCCGGACCGCCTCCGCGTAACGTTGCAGGAGATTGCCAATCACGCCCGTCTGGTGCTGGTGGACCTTCCCTCGGTCCTTCATTCTCCTGAGGGGGTGAAGCTGGCAGGAGTGTGCGACGCGCTGGTGATGGTGGTACGCGCCAACAGCACCAGATGGGAGGCCGTGGCAGAGGCGCGTCGGCTGCTGGAACGCGCAGGGGTCCCTCTGTTGGGTGCCATCCTTAACAGACGGCGTTTCGAACTACCCAGATGGCTCTACGAACGTCTTTGA
- a CDS encoding sugar transferase translates to MLSSVSQVTGKQKRAPEPDVSADMSLHEPWDHSELATDAHHEEVPTTGPCNGWLSREAFAQILRKERHRTDRTGSPFSLLLFELCEGLGQNDLHGAVKQAIALHTRDYDIRVLFGPHRLGVLLLDTPLSTARVLAAKMLARLRERNNGADPALCLRAVQMYTYPASCAGGYERLEMVLPHGQNFDQGSVRGGMCHQGTSIPALPGAPIIWNVSCEPLGAAVASTPLFLDLARCSDVGYRVAKRALDIVAAVVGMVVTAPLWLLIALLVKLNSKGPVLFRQERVGYQGKHFTMFKFRTMRVGCDDAVHRDYVKKLIEGRTTEVNLGTEEKPVYKLVDDPRVTRVGHFLRRTSLDELPQLINVLLGQMSLVGPRPPLPFEVESYKSWHLRRILEAKPGITGLWQVYGRSSTTFDEMVRMDLRYAAQRSFWLDLKLILKTFAAVFAARGAH, encoded by the coding sequence GTGTTGAGTAGTGTTTCACAGGTCACAGGCAAGCAGAAAAGAGCACCAGAGCCTGACGTGTCGGCTGACATGAGCCTCCACGAGCCATGGGACCATTCTGAACTTGCCACCGATGCTCACCACGAGGAGGTCCCCACCACAGGGCCGTGCAACGGCTGGCTCTCGCGCGAGGCCTTTGCACAGATACTGCGTAAGGAGCGACACCGCACAGACCGTACTGGATCGCCATTCTCTCTGCTTCTTTTCGAGCTGTGCGAGGGCCTTGGACAGAACGACCTTCATGGCGCGGTGAAGCAAGCAATTGCCTTACACACCCGAGACTACGACATCCGCGTGCTATTCGGTCCTCATCGGCTTGGGGTCCTCCTTCTGGACACACCGTTGAGTACTGCCCGTGTGTTGGCTGCGAAGATGCTGGCTCGTCTCAGAGAGCGGAACAACGGAGCAGACCCGGCCCTCTGCCTACGGGCGGTGCAGATGTACACCTACCCCGCTTCGTGTGCAGGAGGCTACGAAAGGCTGGAGATGGTCCTGCCGCATGGGCAAAACTTTGATCAGGGCAGTGTACGAGGTGGCATGTGTCACCAAGGCACCTCGATTCCAGCTCTGCCTGGGGCGCCCATAATCTGGAACGTCTCCTGCGAGCCGCTGGGCGCGGCAGTAGCGAGCACTCCGCTCTTTCTGGACTTGGCCAGGTGCTCTGATGTGGGTTATCGAGTAGCCAAAAGAGCGTTGGACATAGTGGCTGCGGTGGTTGGCATGGTGGTGACTGCGCCCTTGTGGCTCCTCATAGCCTTACTGGTTAAGCTGAATTCAAAAGGGCCGGTGCTGTTTCGCCAGGAGCGAGTTGGCTATCAAGGCAAGCACTTTACCATGTTCAAGTTCCGCACTATGAGAGTTGGCTGCGATGATGCGGTGCACCGTGATTATGTCAAGAAACTGATCGAAGGAAGAACTACGGAGGTTAATCTGGGCACGGAGGAGAAGCCTGTTTACAAGCTCGTTGATGACCCGCGAGTGACACGTGTAGGACACTTCCTGCGCCGTACCAGCCTGGACGAGCTCCCGCAGCTCATCAACGTGCTTTTGGGGCAGATGAGCCTGGTGGGACCGCGGCCACCTCTCCCTTTCGAGGTGGAGTCCTACAAGAGTTGGCACCTGCGACGCATCCTGGAGGCGAAACCTGGCATCACTGGTCTTTGGCAGGTGTACGGGCGCAGCTCGACGACGTTCGACGAGATGGTGCGAATGGACCTCCGTTACGCGGCACAACGCTCGTTTTGGCTTGACCTCAAACTGATTTTGAAGACCTTCGCGGCGGTGTTCGCCGCGCGTGGTGCTCATTAA
- a CDS encoding Gfo/Idh/MocA family oxidoreductase: MLNVSVIGVGYWGPNLVRNFAANPRARVVSCCDLAQNRLDLIRRTYPSIETTTDYRAVLKDTKTDLVVLCTPVSTHFEIARAALLAGKHVLIEKPMTSTTAEAEELVELAARKQLKLFVDHTFIYTGAVRRIKELIDNGELGKLYYFDSVRVNLGLFQHDVNVLWDLAPHDVSIMHHLLPGKPESVVATGIDNFGNGLENVAYLTVYYPDHLIAHVHTNWLSPVKIRQTLLAGSKRMVVWDDNQPSEKVRIYDKGVDVVQSADDVYHMLVQYRTGDMYCPKIDSREALAVEVERIIDCLEKGTDGVVGGEDGLMVVRILEAAQQSVKARGKEVRI; this comes from the coding sequence ATGCTCAATGTTAGTGTGATTGGCGTTGGCTATTGGGGGCCGAACCTGGTGCGCAACTTCGCAGCAAACCCCCGAGCCAGGGTTGTCAGCTGCTGCGACTTGGCCCAGAATCGTCTTGACCTCATTCGTCGCACTTACCCCTCGATTGAGACGACCACGGACTATCGGGCCGTTCTCAAAGACACCAAGACGGATCTGGTGGTGCTGTGCACCCCGGTTTCCACGCATTTCGAGATCGCCCGCGCCGCTCTTCTTGCCGGCAAGCACGTGCTCATCGAAAAACCGATGACTTCTACCACTGCAGAAGCAGAAGAGCTGGTAGAACTGGCGGCCCGCAAGCAGTTGAAACTCTTCGTGGACCACACCTTCATCTACACCGGCGCGGTGCGAAGGATCAAGGAGCTGATAGACAACGGCGAGCTGGGCAAGCTCTACTACTTCGATTCAGTACGCGTGAACCTGGGGCTTTTCCAGCACGATGTGAACGTGCTTTGGGACTTGGCGCCGCACGACGTGTCAATCATGCACCACCTGCTCCCCGGCAAGCCCGAAAGTGTGGTCGCCACCGGTATCGACAACTTTGGCAACGGGCTGGAGAATGTGGCTTATCTGACGGTCTACTACCCCGACCACCTGATCGCCCACGTACATACCAATTGGCTCTCGCCGGTCAAGATTCGGCAGACGCTCCTAGCAGGGAGCAAGAGGATGGTCGTGTGGGACGACAACCAGCCCAGCGAGAAGGTACGCATCTACGACAAGGGTGTGGACGTTGTGCAGAGCGCCGACGACGTCTACCACATGTTGGTGCAGTATCGAACTGGCGACATGTATTGTCCCAAGATCGACAGCCGTGAAGCCCTTGCCGTTGAGGTGGAACGGATCATCGACTGTCTGGAAAAGGGCACCGACGGCGTGGTCGGCGGAGAAGATGGCTTGATGGTAGTGCGCATCCTGGAGGCAGCACAGCAGTCAGTGAAGGCCAGAGGGAAGGAAGTGAGAATATGA
- a CDS encoding N-acetyltransferase encodes MRHSLIADSVKLGKDVKIYDFVNLYGCEIGDGTKIGTFVEIQKGAKVGRNCKISSHTFICEGVTIEDNCFIGHGVVFINDRYPRATTPEGALQSEQDWVVVPTVVKRGASIGSNATILCGVTIGENAIVGAGSVVTRNVPPNTIVAGHPARVLRRINQEE; translated from the coding sequence ATGAGACACAGCCTGATCGCTGACAGCGTCAAGCTGGGAAAAGACGTCAAGATTTACGACTTTGTCAATCTCTATGGCTGCGAGATCGGGGATGGCACTAAGATTGGCACATTTGTAGAGATTCAAAAGGGCGCCAAGGTGGGCAGGAACTGTAAGATCTCCAGTCACACGTTTATTTGCGAGGGGGTGACCATCGAAGACAATTGCTTTATCGGCCACGGGGTGGTTTTCATCAACGATCGCTACCCCAGGGCCACCACGCCTGAGGGAGCACTGCAATCGGAGCAGGACTGGGTGGTGGTGCCCACCGTGGTGAAGAGAGGTGCTTCCATCGGCTCCAATGCCACGATCCTGTGCGGTGTGACCATAGGCGAGAATGCCATAGTAGGAGCAGGTAGTGTGGTCACGCGAAACGTACCACCGAACACCATCGTCGCCGGACATCCAGCGCGCGTGCTGCGTCGAATCAACCAGGAGGAGTAA
- a CDS encoding DegT/DnrJ/EryC1/StrS family aminotransferase: MKVPFLDLKAQYRAIGEEVREAVQQVMEQTAFAGGPFVEKFEKEFAAFCGCDYAMGVSSGTSALWLALRAIEVGPGDEVITVPNSFIATAEAISFCGARPVFVDVDERTYTMNPALLEQAITERTKAIIPVHLFGQTADMDPIMEIARAHSLYVIEDACQAHGAEYKGRMAGSIGDAGCFSFYPGKNLGAYGEAGAVTTNNAAIAERIRMLRDHGQEKKYFHRLLGWNDRMDGIQAAVLSVKLRHLPEWNRARRQHAALYERMLGGSPAVTTPFEAPYGRHVYHVYAIRTEQRDALMEHLAKRDIHCGIHYPVPIHLQDAYRSLGLREGSFPVAEQCAREFLSLPMYPELTREQIEHVARAIELFVMKEAVRYAIAV; the protein is encoded by the coding sequence ATGAAGGTACCGTTTCTTGACCTCAAGGCTCAATACCGGGCTATCGGTGAGGAAGTCAGGGAGGCGGTGCAGCAGGTAATGGAGCAGACTGCGTTTGCAGGGGGACCATTTGTGGAAAAGTTTGAGAAGGAGTTTGCCGCCTTCTGTGGCTGTGACTATGCCATGGGTGTAAGCAGTGGCACGTCTGCCCTCTGGCTTGCTCTCCGTGCGATAGAGGTGGGTCCGGGCGACGAGGTCATCACGGTACCCAATAGCTTCATTGCTACTGCTGAGGCGATTTCCTTCTGTGGGGCGCGTCCGGTGTTCGTGGATGTGGACGAGCGTACCTACACGATGAATCCTGCCTTACTGGAGCAGGCCATCACCGAGCGGACCAAGGCGATTATTCCGGTGCACCTTTTCGGGCAGACGGCCGACATGGACCCGATCATGGAGATTGCCCGCGCCCACAGTCTGTATGTAATTGAGGATGCCTGCCAGGCCCATGGGGCAGAATACAAAGGGCGCATGGCGGGTTCCATCGGCGATGCCGGCTGCTTCAGCTTCTATCCAGGCAAGAACCTGGGTGCGTACGGCGAAGCCGGCGCGGTGACCACCAACAACGCGGCGATTGCGGAGCGCATCCGCATGTTGCGGGACCATGGACAGGAGAAGAAGTACTTCCACCGTCTCTTGGGGTGGAACGACCGCATGGATGGCATACAGGCGGCGGTGCTCAGCGTCAAGTTGCGCCATCTGCCAGAGTGGAACAGGGCGCGGCGTCAACACGCGGCCCTGTACGAGCGCATGCTGGGCGGCTCGCCTGCTGTGACCACCCCGTTTGAGGCGCCCTATGGCCGGCACGTCTACCATGTGTATGCCATTCGCACCGAGCAGCGCGACGCGCTCATGGAGCATCTTGCCAAGCGGGATATCCATTGCGGCATCCACTACCCTGTGCCGATCCACTTGCAGGACGCCTACCGCTCTCTCGGTTTGCGAGAGGGGAGCTTCCCGGTAGCAGAACAATGCGCTCGTGAGTTCCTTTCTTTGCCCATGTATCCCGAGCTCACCCGTGAACAAATCGAGCATGTGGCCAGGGCTATCGAGCTGTTCGTGATGAAAGAAGCCGTGCGCTATGCCATTGCTGTGTGA
- a CDS encoding DUF354 domain-containing protein, with product MDAREYDRPGRPIWIDMDNSPHVVLFAPLVKELERRGFRVVITVRDCFQVCGLADRAGLPYRKVGRHYGRHKSLKLLGLFVRALQLVPHALRARPALALSHGSRSQMLVAAALRMPWVVMVDYEHVQLLPFVRATMILVPEMVPKAALRKYARRVCSYPGIKEDLYVPFFTPDPGLRKELGVGEDDVLAIVRPPATEAHYHNPAAEGLFDAVIEFLGGFSSVKTVVLARSDEQARQVRKSWPDLIACGRLMVPEEVLDGLNLIWNADLVVSGGGTMNREAAALGVPVYSIFRGKIGAVDRYLAEHGRLVLLNDEADVRSKVAVERRQVGPVPRCASPSLVHRVVDEVLSVIGMGTHGGSAARPAVEGATCKESAR from the coding sequence GTGGATGCCCGCGAATATGACCGGCCGGGTCGGCCGATTTGGATCGACATGGACAATTCGCCGCACGTAGTGCTCTTTGCGCCGCTGGTCAAAGAGCTGGAGCGAAGGGGCTTTCGGGTAGTGATTACCGTGCGCGATTGCTTTCAAGTGTGCGGCTTGGCCGATCGCGCTGGGCTGCCCTATCGGAAAGTGGGTCGACACTATGGTCGGCACAAGAGCCTGAAGCTCCTTGGCTTGTTCGTGCGTGCGCTGCAGTTAGTGCCCCATGCGCTTCGCGCTAGACCGGCCCTGGCCCTGTCGCATGGGTCACGCTCGCAGATGCTGGTGGCTGCGGCCCTGCGGATGCCCTGGGTGGTGATGGTCGACTACGAGCACGTTCAGCTTTTGCCCTTCGTCCGCGCGACCATGATATTAGTACCAGAAATGGTGCCGAAGGCCGCGCTGCGCAAATACGCGCGCCGGGTCTGCTCTTACCCAGGGATAAAGGAGGACCTCTACGTTCCCTTTTTCACGCCGGACCCCGGGTTGCGCAAAGAGCTGGGAGTGGGGGAAGATGACGTGCTGGCGATTGTCCGCCCCCCAGCCACCGAGGCTCACTACCACAACCCGGCGGCGGAAGGACTTTTTGACGCTGTCATTGAGTTTCTTGGTGGCTTTAGCTCAGTGAAGACAGTGGTTCTGGCGCGAAGTGATGAGCAGGCCAGGCAGGTTAGAAAGTCCTGGCCGGACTTGATTGCATGTGGTCGACTGATGGTGCCCGAGGAAGTCTTGGATGGTCTCAACTTGATCTGGAACGCAGACCTGGTCGTGAGCGGCGGCGGCACGATGAACCGGGAGGCAGCAGCATTGGGAGTGCCTGTGTACAGCATCTTCCGAGGCAAGATCGGTGCAGTGGACCGATACCTGGCTGAACATGGACGACTGGTGTTGCTCAACGACGAGGCCGACGTTCGTTCGAAGGTGGCTGTCGAGCGCCGCCAAGTCGGCCCTGTGCCCAGGTGTGCAAGCCCGAGTCTTGTCCACAGAGTTGTGGACGAGGTATTGTCGGTAATCGGCATGGGGACCCACGGTGGCTCTGCCGCGAGGCCCGCGGTGGAGGGGGCAACCTGCAAGGAGAGTGCACGATGA
- a CDS encoding oligosaccharide flippase family protein: MKLRALAKETVIYAVGNTALRAGAFLLIPLYTHTLNIRDYGVLATLLLTMQILGILMGLGVRTAFVRFCAEYAEAGKLGRLLGSAYALVLAGGVAVTAVAISVMRPLFAAVLHTAEPGFLVFLTCMAALAQTLWMLTVSYFRARNKGVQFVVLNGAVFVLLASSSAALLLQLRMGLQGVIAAYIGSYGLMWVVVSVAIAMRTGLAVERSTMRRLVRFGFPLIFSMSGDIAIDGSALYAMSLFAGLDQVAVYSLGYKIAQIAVITLILPFQLAYEPAVYGAANSPLLRRFIAEALIHLLLVFGFVAMAIVLVFRDLMPLIAPPEYARGYDIVFALLPGVACMGIHYVGESLLLIPGKTKLAAGIVCAVTVAGVLLNVLLIRVWGMHGAVAVYDLTHAAMALLLLGVGMRHVPVALQWRRLAGSVALPFTGLAAVWWLSRVSSAPLFYALGAAAVLIILGGAKKFGVLNVSALRTQEAASYGS; this comes from the coding sequence ATGAAGCTGCGGGCCCTGGCCAAAGAGACGGTGATCTATGCCGTTGGCAACACCGCGCTGCGCGCGGGAGCGTTCCTCCTCATCCCGCTCTACACGCATACACTGAACATTCGGGATTATGGGGTGCTGGCCACTTTGCTCCTGACGATGCAGATTCTCGGGATCCTTATGGGCCTCGGGGTCAGGACAGCTTTTGTGCGCTTTTGCGCCGAGTACGCGGAAGCAGGGAAATTGGGACGTCTCCTGGGCAGCGCCTACGCCTTGGTCTTGGCGGGGGGAGTTGCGGTGACCGCTGTGGCGATAAGTGTGATGCGTCCTCTGTTCGCGGCCGTGCTCCACACAGCGGAGCCAGGTTTCCTGGTCTTTCTGACGTGTATGGCAGCCCTGGCGCAAACGTTGTGGATGCTCACCGTCTCGTATTTTCGCGCGCGCAACAAGGGTGTGCAATTTGTGGTGTTGAACGGTGCAGTTTTTGTGCTCCTGGCCTCGAGCAGTGCAGCGCTGCTTCTCCAGCTCCGTATGGGACTGCAAGGCGTCATCGCCGCGTATATCGGGAGTTATGGGCTCATGTGGGTGGTGGTCAGTGTGGCCATCGCCATGAGAACCGGTCTGGCGGTCGAGCGGAGCACTATGCGCAGGCTGGTCCGGTTCGGATTCCCGTTGATCTTCTCCATGTCCGGGGACATAGCAATCGATGGCTCTGCCCTTTACGCGATGAGCCTTTTCGCCGGACTTGACCAGGTGGCGGTTTACTCGCTGGGCTACAAAATAGCTCAAATCGCGGTGATTACTCTCATTCTGCCTTTCCAACTCGCATACGAACCGGCGGTCTACGGGGCTGCGAATTCGCCCCTGCTGCGCCGCTTCATCGCAGAGGCACTCATTCACCTTCTGCTTGTGTTCGGCTTCGTGGCCATGGCTATCGTACTGGTGTTCAGGGACCTCATGCCGTTGATTGCGCCACCGGAGTACGCCCGTGGCTATGACATAGTCTTTGCGCTTCTTCCTGGGGTGGCCTGCATGGGGATCCATTATGTGGGCGAGTCGCTCCTTCTCATCCCCGGCAAAACGAAGCTGGCGGCAGGGATTGTCTGCGCGGTAACGGTGGCAGGCGTGCTCCTGAACGTGCTTCTAATCCGGGTATGGGGCATGCATGGCGCGGTGGCCGTCTATGATCTGACTCACGCTGCGATGGCGCTGTTGCTGCTGGGTGTGGGCATGCGGCACGTGCCGGTGGCCCTCCAATGGCGCCGCCTGGCAGGCAGCGTTGCGTTGCCTTTCACCGGACTGGCCGCAGTGTGGTGGCTGAGCCGGGTGAGCAGTGCGCCCCTGTTTTACGCGTTGGGTGCAGCCGCGGTGCTGATAATTCTGGGGGGTGCGAAAAAGTTTGGCGTGCTCAACGTGTCGGCCTTGCGCACACAGGAGGCGGCCAGCTATGGGAGCTGA
- a CDS encoding O-antigen ligase family protein encodes MRRDIVSKPLFLFGLVVWVSIMVLTGTYLRVRDVEEAAQVDWLVVARLGACLLGAGVGVVLLRRGERGGPGYLAVLAYTVAAACSALFAPDPKLVLGYWVLLVGGLLLTLGLIACADDQRLLQVERAWLVVMVALLIKDALIGVLAPQLQEAYGVEGPVRLGMGVTHANALGFGASLAFWLTFVPTRWARRWTMWLVRLLLVAIVVLSWSRNAMTSIVVGGLLRAWLLQGHRPVEGFHVRWTLLGGIATVVVLVALLLTMNVKPVVDAALAFNRTASLESVTRLSGRAEIWPLAVRKITSDPLRMIFGHGFGTSRLVLNDEQEALEFYAANAHNTLLEVALTTGLVGVLAFAGIVVLSARWLINYRAMNAWAPQDMALRAATVFAIIMIHSLTESILGTRLGPVTLLWVFYLAVADRQRDRGRLQRG; translated from the coding sequence ATGAGGCGTGACATCGTGAGCAAGCCCTTGTTTCTGTTCGGGCTGGTGGTCTGGGTGAGCATCATGGTGCTCACGGGCACATACTTGCGGGTGCGCGACGTCGAAGAAGCGGCACAAGTGGACTGGCTGGTTGTCGCCCGACTTGGTGCCTGCCTCCTGGGAGCGGGCGTCGGAGTTGTCCTACTGCGGCGAGGCGAGCGCGGCGGTCCCGGTTATCTAGCAGTACTTGCTTACACAGTCGCCGCTGCGTGTTCTGCATTGTTCGCGCCTGACCCGAAGCTGGTGCTCGGCTATTGGGTGCTGCTGGTCGGTGGGCTCCTGCTTACCCTAGGGCTGATCGCATGCGCCGACGACCAGCGGCTCCTGCAGGTGGAGAGGGCGTGGCTGGTCGTCATGGTGGCTTTGCTGATCAAAGACGCACTGATTGGCGTTTTGGCGCCACAGCTCCAAGAAGCCTATGGAGTAGAGGGTCCGGTGCGCCTTGGCATGGGCGTCACACATGCGAATGCCCTTGGTTTCGGTGCCTCGCTTGCGTTCTGGCTCACGTTTGTGCCCACGCGCTGGGCGCGCCGCTGGACTATGTGGCTGGTGCGGCTGCTGCTGGTGGCCATTGTGGTGCTGTCCTGGTCGCGCAACGCCATGACCAGCATCGTCGTCGGCGGACTTTTGCGCGCGTGGCTGTTGCAGGGTCACAGGCCTGTAGAGGGCTTTCATGTGCGCTGGACCCTCTTGGGCGGCATAGCAACAGTGGTAGTCCTGGTAGCGCTGCTTTTGACGATGAACGTAAAGCCGGTAGTAGATGCCGCCCTGGCCTTCAACCGCACTGCCTCTCTTGAGTCGGTGACGCGGTTGAGCGGCAGGGCGGAGATCTGGCCGCTGGCGGTGCGAAAAATTACCAGCGACCCATTGCGTATGATTTTTGGCCACGGTTTTGGTACCAGCCGGCTGGTGCTTAACGATGAGCAAGAGGCCCTGGAATTCTACGCGGCCAACGCCCACAATACGCTGCTGGAGGTGGCTCTCACCACCGGACTCGTGGGCGTACTCGCATTCGCGGGCATAGTGGTCTTGTCAGCGCGGTGGCTCATCAACTACCGGGCGATGAACGCCTGGGCCCCTCAGGACATGGCCCTGCGCGCTGCTACGGTTTTCGCCATCATCATGATCCATTCGCTCACTGAGTCAATACTAGGCACAAGGCTTGGGCCTGTGACCTTGCTGTGGGTTTTCTATTTGGCCGTCGCGGACAGGCAGCGGGACCGGGGGCGTTTGCAGAGAGGATAG
- a CDS encoding glycosyltransferase family 2 protein: MKAVRKESQNGYVLITAARNEELFIERAIVSVARQTVLPLRWIIVDNGSTDRTREVVTRNLARYPFLRLMVVKPSGEQFAQKVHAINLAYEQLRPLPFAFVGVLDADITVEPRYYEQLLALFGQMPRLGIAGGTILEPTRGAFRARYGNAPDYVAGAVQMFRRRCFEAIGGYMPLPFAHEDTVASEMARMRGWEVVSFPHLQAWHHRQSGTGHGRLLRARFCQGQADYAVGYHPLFELVKFARRLNEVPWLVGSTLRLSGYLWAALRRMQRPVDRQFVAHLRARQMARVTQLLRRRALYA; encoded by the coding sequence ATGAAGGCGGTTAGAAAAGAGAGCCAGAACGGCTACGTGCTCATCACCGCTGCGCGGAACGAAGAGCTCTTCATTGAGCGGGCGATCGTGAGCGTCGCCAGGCAGACGGTGCTCCCCCTGCGGTGGATCATCGTGGACAACGGTTCCACAGACCGTACCCGGGAAGTGGTGACACGGAATCTGGCTCGGTACCCTTTCTTGCGCCTCATGGTGGTGAAGCCGTCCGGTGAGCAATTCGCGCAAAAGGTACACGCCATCAATCTGGCCTATGAGCAGCTCCGTCCCTTGCCGTTCGCGTTCGTGGGGGTATTGGACGCCGACATCACCGTGGAGCCACGTTACTACGAGCAGCTCCTGGCTCTGTTTGGCCAGATGCCGCGGTTGGGCATTGCCGGCGGGACCATTCTGGAACCGACCAGGGGTGCCTTTCGCGCACGTTATGGCAACGCGCCGGACTATGTGGCCGGCGCAGTGCAGATGTTCAGGCGGCGGTGCTTTGAGGCCATCGGCGGGTACATGCCTCTTCCTTTTGCGCATGAGGATACTGTTGCCAGCGAAATGGCGCGTATGCGAGGGTGGGAGGTCGTGTCTTTTCCACATCTCCAGGCCTGGCACCATCGTCAATCCGGGACTGGCCATGGACGGCTGTTACGTGCCCGTTTCTGCCAGGGTCAAGCGGACTATGCCGTGGGTTACCACCCGCTCTTCGAACTCGTCAAATTCGCACGTCGTTTGAACGAAGTACCGTGGCTTGTGGGGAGCACGCTGCGCTTGAGCGGCTATCTCTGGGCGGCTTTGCGAAGGATGCAGCGGCCTGTGGACCGCCAATTTGTGGCCCATTTGCGAGCAAGGCAAATGGCGCGCGTCACTCAACTGTTGCGGAGAAGGGCCCTCTATGCCTAA
- a CDS encoding polysaccharide deacetylase family protein, which yields MPKRLFRLFVSAAVWVLDSIVDGVRTLLGVSTSSRWVVLYYHTVTAQGAGAFARQMEMALRCALPVPADATVLPSGKRCFSVTFDDALVVSAEHALPVLRARGIPAAVFVPTGFLGRTAGWEMVRGCSEEAQRVMSEAELLQLDAQLVSLGSHSVTHPCLSTLPATELERELTDSRSALEAMTGREVTMFSFPYGDYDARVCAALHKTGYTRAFSITPTLVTSEQVPLVVGRVKVDPSDWPIEFFLKIRGAYRWLACASRTKAHFVPRKINGRIVAPRASSWPAARGKCRMVGRMTGETIEQGASQ from the coding sequence ATGCCTAAACGACTCTTCCGATTGTTTGTCAGCGCTGCTGTGTGGGTCTTGGACAGCATAGTCGACGGGGTGCGCACGCTACTCGGCGTATCCACGTCAAGCCGCTGGGTAGTCTTGTACTATCACACTGTGACGGCCCAGGGAGCTGGCGCATTCGCCCGCCAGATGGAGATGGCTCTTCGCTGCGCACTGCCTGTCCCTGCCGACGCGACCGTTTTGCCCTCAGGGAAGCGGTGCTTTTCTGTCACGTTTGACGACGCCCTGGTCGTTTCTGCGGAACATGCCCTCCCGGTGCTGCGGGCACGCGGTATTCCTGCTGCGGTGTTTGTGCCTACGGGCTTTCTTGGGCGCACTGCCGGATGGGAGATGGTACGGGGCTGTAGCGAAGAGGCCCAAAGGGTCATGAGTGAGGCAGAACTGCTTCAGCTTGATGCCCAGCTTGTGAGCCTGGGTTCGCATTCTGTCACCCATCCCTGCCTGTCGACCTTGCCCGCAACAGAGTTGGAGCGCGAGCTCACCGACTCGCGGAGCGCGCTGGAGGCCATGACTGGACGGGAAGTCACAATGTTCAGCTTTCCTTATGGCGACTATGACGCTCGGGTGTGCGCTGCCTTGCACAAGACGGGCTACACGCGGGCGTTTTCCATCACCCCGACGTTGGTGACCAGCGAGCAGGTACCACTTGTCGTTGGTAGGGTGAAAGTGGATCCCAGCGACTGGCCGATAGAGTTCTTTCTGAAAATTCGCGGTGCCTACCGGTGGCTTGCCTGTGCCAGCCGGACAAAGGCCCATTTTGTTCCGAGGAAGATCAATGGCCGGATAGTTGCGCCCCGGGCGTCCTCTTGGCCGGCAGCCCGTGGCAAGTGCAGAATGGTGGGGCGCATGACCGGTGAGACGATTGAGCAAGGAGCTTCGCAATGA